DNA sequence from the Deltaproteobacteria bacterium genome:
TTACTCTGGGGAATAGCTTTATTTGTATTGGTAGTCAGTCTTGGTTTGGCAATTAGGTTTTATTTGGAGCACCTTAAGTTGTTGCTCGTTCCCAGATTGGCTGCTGTGCTTAGCGTGGTTATTCTTTTGATGATAGTTCTAAGCATCATCACTCATCGCTTGGAGCTCGATAGGGGGCTTTCCATTGCTCTTTTCCCAATGGTCATAATCACCATGACTATTGAAAGGATGTCAATTATTTGGGAGGAGCAAGGTGGGAGGAAGGCATTGACTAACGGTGTTGGTAGCCTTATCGCTGCTTCGTTGTGCTATCTAGTGATGAGTTATGAGTTGTTGGAACATATCTTCTTTGTGTTTCCTGAGCTATTGCTAGTAGTCCTTGCAATAAACATTCTCGTCGGAAGATATACTGGCTATAGACTATTTGAACTGTTTCGCTTTAAAGCTTTTGCCGAGCAAGAGGTATAGTGTTTATTTCCTTAGCTAGAGAGCTTAGAAGCCATGGCGTAATGGGTATTAATCGCCGCAATGCCGAGTTTATATCTAGATATAACCCGCGTCGCCTTTACCCTGTTGTCGATGACAAGTTGATAACGAAGCGAATTGCCGAAAAGGCGGGAATTGCAGTTCCCGAACTCATTGGCGTTATTCGAACTCAAAGGCAGGTTAGAGATTTAGAGACGATTTTAGCGGGAGCCAAGGATTTTGTCATAAAGCCAGCGTCGGGGAGTGGAGGAAAGGGTTTGGTGGTAATTTCTGGCAGGCTTAGGGGTGCGTTTCGCGAAATCGATGGGCACATTATTACCGAAGAAGCTTTGGCCTACCACGTTATCAATATACTCAGTGGAATTTATAGTTTGGGCGGGCACGATGACAAAGCTCTAATCGAGCGCCGTGTGGTTTTCGATCCGGTGTTTGATAAAATTAGTTACCTAGGCGTTCCCGATATTAGAATAATAGTGTTTTTAGGGGTTCCAGTCATGGCCATGGTTAGGCTTCCGACAAAAGCTTCCAGAGGCAAGGCTAACTTGCATCAGGGCGCCATTGGCGCTGGCATATGTGTGGCGAAAGGCGAGACAATAGGAGCTGTGTGGAGAAACGATATTATTACGGAACATCCCGACACGGGCGAGAGCGTTATAGGGGTGAAGATCCCCTTATGGGAACAACTATTGAAGCTAGCTGCTAGTTCATATGAGCTCACTGGTTTGGGATATCAGGGCGTAGATATAGTGCTAGACAAGGATAGGGGACCACTAATTTTGGAATTAAACGCGCGACCTGGATTAAACATTCAGATTGCCAATTTTGCTGGCTTGTTGCCGCGTTTAAGAGTTGTACAAGCTCGCGCTAAAGAGTTAACGAACATGGAAGAGCGGATTGCTCTAGCAAATAGCTTTGCTCATAGTGCCTAAGCAGTCTGCAAGTCTATTTCTTTTAAAAGGCAAGCTGTAATTTTTTTTGTAACTTCACCGGGCACACCACTGCCGATTTTTTCGCCGTCAATTGAAATCACTGGGACTATCAAGGCAGTAGTCATTGATAGAAATACTTCCTCCGCACGCATGAGTGAATCCTTTCCAAATTCCTCTGTTACAACTGAATAACCCAATCGCGGTGCTATCACATCAATTACGTATTTTCTAGTAATTCCAGGAATTAAAGCCTGTGAAAGTGGGCGAGTAATCAATGTATTGCTCTTAACAAAAAAAACAGAGCTGCTACAGCCCTCAGCTATCGTGCCATCGTCTTTATATAAAATGGCATCAAAAGCATTTTCCTTTCGCGCCTCGTTCCTCATTAGCATTAGAGGCAGAAGGCTTACGCCCTTAATGTCGCAGCGTTTGCCGCGCAGATCCGGTCTAAGAATCACGTTTACGCCATTTTCTCTATACTTTGCTGTTTGGCTAACCTTTAACTCCCGAAAGGTGACAAAAAAGTGCGGCTCTATGTTCTCGTCAATAAATATATCCCTTGGATGAGCACCCCGTGAAAGTTGGGCATAGATAAGGCAATTTTCATA
Encoded proteins:
- a CDS encoding alpha-L-glutamate ligase-like protein; amino-acid sequence: MGINRRNAEFISRYNPRRLYPVVDDKLITKRIAEKAGIAVPELIGVIRTQRQVRDLETILAGAKDFVIKPASGSGGKGLVVISGRLRGAFREIDGHIITEEALAYHVINILSGIYSLGGHDDKALIERRVVFDPVFDKISYLGVPDIRIIVFLGVPVMAMVRLPTKASRGKANLHQGAIGAGICVAKGETIGAVWRNDIITEHPDTGESVIGVKIPLWEQLLKLAASSYELTGLGYQGVDIVLDKDRGPLILELNARPGLNIQIANFAGLLPRLRVVQARAKELTNMEERIALANSFAHSA
- a CDS encoding aminotransferase class IV encodes the protein MPDIAYIDGEYKPISEATISINDRGLLFGDAVYATIAAFNRKPFLLDRHLSRLESSCKELGIEASAIIEALYDIIPSGTRMSEYENCLIYAQLSRGAHPRDIFIDENIEPHFFVTFRELKVSQTAKYRENGVNVILRPDLRGKRCDIKGVSLLPLMLMRNEARKENAFDAILYKDDGTIAEGCSSSVFFVKSNTLITRPLSQALIPGITRKYVIDVIAPRLGYSVVTEEFGKDSLMRAEEVFLSMTTALIVPVISIDGEKIGSGVPGEVTKKITACLLKEIDLQTA